From the Desulfobacterales bacterium genome, one window contains:
- a CDS encoding metalloregulator ArsR/SmtB family transcription factor, translating into MRPAKYSQSTDEPPSCNILHPITVRKVSEQMPSEAALDSLAGFFKLFSDKTRVGIICALSQSEMCVCDLSMLLKMKQPAISQHLKSLRQMRIVKTRRDGKVIYYALDDDHIRAVLNTGLQHINDPV; encoded by the coding sequence ATGCGGCCGGCTAAATATTCCCAATCCACGGATGAACCGCCTTCGTGCAATATCCTGCACCCCATCACGGTTCGGAAGGTATCGGAACAGATGCCCTCGGAGGCGGCGCTGGACAGTCTTGCCGGGTTCTTTAAGCTCTTTTCCGACAAGACCCGGGTCGGCATTATCTGTGCGCTGAGTCAGTCCGAGATGTGCGTCTGCGACCTGAGCATGCTGCTCAAGATGAAGCAACCCGCCATATCCCAGCATCTTAAAAGCCTGCGTCAAATGCGTATCGTCAAAACCCGCCGGGACGGTAAAGTCATTTATTATGCCCTGGATGACGATCATATTCGTGCAGTGCTCAACACGGGCTTGCAACACATTAATGACCCTGTTTGA
- a CDS encoding 2-hydroxyacyl-CoA dehydratase family protein has translation MPGMDKLSQLLLERPIAISGMKRKGIKVVATNVGDYVPHELIHAAGAVPVCQIHGGDPEPVEAAHAVVVRFQCAFARAQMGYRLLRDQAYYELTDLLIVATTCQHMRKFADLWEYHTGVETWRLGLPQEFQTDRAMAYYIDSLRRMKEKLEQVTGNEITDEKLAESIGIYNRLRTLLKRISLMRQSSFSLISALDFIKLNHASFLLDPVVMGELLTSLCETLENGRKVPINGKQRLLLLTPNIALGDYKLFGLVEEAGGEIVIEEVGEGVRAYWENVGVNGADLLESLAFKYLRQRCPACFMRSAMKTRLANVVRLAEDFAVKGVLWYQLTLCETFDIEFAYFAERFKEKGLPVLKLDSDYDASDRGRMKTRISAFMESLERRSA, from the coding sequence ATGCCCGGGATGGACAAGCTGTCACAGCTTTTGTTGGAACGGCCCATCGCGATAAGTGGGATGAAACGAAAGGGCATAAAGGTCGTTGCTACCAATGTGGGAGATTATGTTCCTCACGAGCTGATCCATGCCGCCGGGGCGGTGCCGGTTTGCCAGATTCACGGCGGTGATCCCGAACCGGTGGAAGCCGCTCACGCCGTTGTCGTCCGGTTTCAATGTGCCTTTGCCCGCGCGCAAATGGGGTATCGGCTTTTGAGGGATCAGGCTTATTATGAGCTGACCGATCTGTTGATCGTTGCAACGACCTGTCAGCATATGCGAAAATTCGCCGACCTATGGGAGTATCATACCGGTGTTGAGACTTGGCGATTGGGGCTTCCGCAGGAGTTTCAGACCGACAGGGCTATGGCCTATTATATCGATTCCCTGCGAAGAATGAAGGAAAAGCTCGAACAAGTGACCGGCAATGAGATTACGGATGAGAAGCTTGCGGAATCCATCGGTATTTATAACCGGCTTCGGACGCTTCTGAAAAGAATAAGTCTGATGCGGCAATCTTCTTTTTCGCTGATAAGCGCCCTTGACTTTATAAAACTCAATCATGCCAGCTTTCTCTTGGATCCGGTTGTCATGGGGGAACTGCTGACTTCCCTATGCGAGACACTGGAAAACGGACGGAAAGTGCCGATTAACGGCAAGCAGCGGTTGCTGTTGCTTACCCCCAATATTGCGCTCGGAGACTATAAGCTATTTGGTCTGGTCGAAGAGGCCGGCGGTGAAATCGTGATTGAGGAAGTCGGCGAGGGAGTCAGGGCCTATTGGGAAAATGTGGGCGTAAATGGCGCTGATTTACTGGAATCGTTGGCTTTCAAATACCTCAGGCAGCGGTGCCCCGCCTGTTTTATGAGATCCGCCATGAAAACCCGGCTGGCGAACGTGGTCCGGTTGGCGGAAGATTTCGCCGTGAAAGGGGTCCTCTGGTACCAGTTAACGTTGTGCGAAACCTTTGATATTGAATTTGCCTATTTCGCTGAGCGGTTTAAGGAAAAAGGGTTGCCGGTATTGAAGCTTGACTCCGATTATGACGCATCGGATCGGGGGCGAATGAAGACACGCATCAGTGCTTTTATGGAAAGCCTTGAAAGGCGGTCGGCATGA
- a CDS encoding sigma-54 dependent transcriptional regulator: MIPEDPQFSQAQWEFLATLQAFNTPLPIDILGTLAPLMPGPLFDLLLRSEHLGFMKKTNGDILQLTANLPPGVLKTLQSINSPERISEIFDQLRKDGLLSRLNPTDIVNLLIKAKRHEDAAAIQLDLAETAIHDVDMETAIMNLIQVVEAHLRKPKPLETEKRLIDRTLTVSDQCIAMGKGFAEVLPLLQKLLVVSDNLGDRRSHAIILLHLGRLYYLSNMNTEALKALSDGKQMVEELGDEDILFQSAEFVGLFYFMQGNYKQALIHYERASEWGRYTESDTINPFAPVFFSLTALALGQFNRAIDLLDIFHRIAIQKKQPNVSTTLRAVLGYMLLTFHKDKEALYHLSVANEEAKKQKNALALYGVRLFKSYYHYLKGNLTEARDLFVRALSEAAHANIIRAYAAYPWVLEMLFDFERQNVSLPHDFSFDTTAERVKQDINSSLKGVLMRLLAKRAIVNGESIETIQAYLEDSLKFLTHSGSVVQTAKTRLELARLELTKGNRKKAAGYARKAWQSLPAYAERLFPDDLQHLIDTGSKGPFLKSFLSAEVVFNRFSEVLEKLVPASDLKVILGRLVATTNRFFSAERGGFFLVKQNAPREQLELLTAVNLTELEITSNTFKPHIQLISDAFRTNRAILTRPSPPGKQNKRIDTVTALCLPIDLGNERRGILYHDNSLLMDSFDFLDDHALELLKTHLETLCRQIWEYCHSAQRKTRQASEKEIETENTLKEKIIGESRAIGDLLKKAQRIADSESPILIQGETGAGKEIMARWIHKHSPRHNGPYVIIDSTTIAENLLESELFGHEKGAFTGASRQKAGRVELANGGTLFLDEVGELPLSIQAKLLRVLEEKTFTRVGGSRVHRCDFRLIAATNRNLAKEVQAGRFREDLFYRLNVLPLQIPPLRERKEDIILMARHFLGIYCKRLNRPQFPISPKNVSALLAYPWPGNVRELKNVIERGALLSNGSHLELQLSATPVDPQSFSITDLPSMQELQRRYIGHVLKKTEGRIGGPGGAADILGMNRSTLYFRMKKLDMPLNSSPNETSPD; this comes from the coding sequence ATGATACCGGAGGATCCTCAGTTTTCGCAAGCGCAGTGGGAATTTTTAGCCACGCTGCAAGCATTTAACACGCCCTTGCCGATTGACATTCTCGGCACTTTGGCCCCTTTGATGCCCGGACCGTTGTTCGACCTCCTTCTTCGCTCGGAACACCTCGGTTTTATGAAAAAAACCAACGGGGATATTTTGCAGCTCACCGCAAACCTGCCCCCCGGCGTTTTAAAAACCCTGCAATCCATCAATTCGCCGGAACGAATCTCTGAGATTTTCGACCAGTTAAGGAAAGACGGGTTGCTTTCCCGACTAAATCCAACCGATATTGTCAATCTTCTGATCAAGGCAAAACGGCATGAAGATGCGGCTGCCATTCAACTGGATCTGGCGGAAACCGCGATTCATGACGTGGATATGGAAACCGCGATCATGAACTTGATTCAGGTCGTCGAAGCCCATCTTCGAAAACCAAAACCGCTGGAAACCGAAAAACGGCTGATCGACCGGACCCTGACGGTTTCCGACCAGTGCATCGCAATGGGTAAAGGCTTCGCAGAAGTGCTGCCGCTGTTACAAAAACTGCTTGTCGTTTCAGACAATTTGGGAGACAGACGCTCCCATGCCATTATTCTCCTTCACTTGGGGCGGCTGTATTATCTATCCAATATGAATACGGAGGCGCTGAAGGCGCTTTCGGACGGCAAACAGATGGTCGAGGAACTGGGCGATGAAGATATTTTATTCCAATCGGCCGAATTTGTCGGCCTTTTTTACTTCATGCAGGGAAACTACAAGCAGGCGTTGATTCACTATGAGAGAGCCTCGGAATGGGGTAGATATACGGAAAGCGACACCATCAACCCGTTCGCGCCGGTGTTTTTCAGCCTGACCGCCCTGGCTTTGGGCCAATTCAACCGCGCCATCGACTTGCTGGATATATTTCATCGCATTGCCATCCAAAAAAAGCAGCCGAACGTTTCGACCACCCTGCGAGCCGTTCTGGGGTACATGCTGCTGACATTCCACAAGGACAAGGAGGCCCTGTACCATCTATCCGTCGCCAATGAAGAGGCCAAGAAGCAGAAAAATGCGCTGGCCCTTTACGGTGTCAGACTATTCAAATCTTATTATCATTATTTAAAAGGGAATCTGACGGAAGCCAGGGATTTATTCGTAAGGGCATTGAGTGAGGCCGCCCATGCCAACATTATTCGCGCCTATGCCGCTTATCCGTGGGTGCTTGAAATGCTTTTTGATTTTGAACGGCAAAATGTATCCCTGCCCCATGATTTTAGTTTCGATACCACCGCCGAACGAGTCAAACAGGACATCAATAGTTCTCTTAAAGGGGTTCTCATGCGACTTTTGGCGAAGCGCGCGATCGTCAATGGAGAATCTATTGAAACCATACAGGCGTATCTGGAGGACAGCCTCAAATTCCTCACCCATTCCGGCAGCGTGGTGCAAACGGCAAAAACACGGCTGGAGCTGGCCCGCCTTGAACTGACCAAGGGAAATCGTAAAAAAGCAGCGGGGTATGCCCGAAAGGCCTGGCAAAGTCTACCCGCCTATGCCGAACGCCTTTTTCCCGATGACCTGCAACATCTGATTGACACCGGATCCAAGGGTCCGTTTCTTAAAAGTTTTTTATCCGCGGAAGTCGTCTTCAACCGCTTTTCCGAAGTGCTTGAAAAGCTGGTCCCTGCTTCGGATCTGAAAGTCATTCTCGGTCGCCTGGTCGCAACCACCAATCGCTTTTTCAGCGCCGAGCGGGGTGGTTTTTTCCTGGTAAAACAGAATGCGCCAAGAGAGCAGTTAGAATTGCTCACTGCTGTCAATCTCACTGAATTGGAAATCACTTCGAACACCTTCAAGCCGCATATTCAACTGATTTCCGACGCATTTCGTACCAATCGCGCCATTCTCACCCGCCCATCCCCACCGGGGAAGCAGAACAAACGCATCGATACCGTGACGGCACTTTGTTTGCCGATCGACTTGGGAAATGAACGCAGGGGTATCTTGTACCACGACAACTCGTTGCTGATGGACAGCTTTGATTTTTTGGATGATCATGCGCTGGAACTGCTTAAAACCCATCTTGAAACCCTCTGCCGTCAAATCTGGGAGTATTGCCATTCAGCCCAAAGAAAAACCCGTCAAGCCTCAGAGAAAGAGATCGAAACGGAAAATACGCTGAAAGAAAAAATTATCGGCGAAAGCCGGGCCATTGGGGATTTACTGAAAAAGGCGCAGCGCATTGCCGATTCGGAGTCCCCCATACTGATTCAGGGTGAGACCGGCGCGGGCAAAGAAATTATGGCCCGCTGGATTCATAAACACAGCCCGCGGCACAATGGGCCCTATGTCATCATCGATTCGACCACCATCGCTGAAAACCTCTTGGAAAGTGAGCTTTTCGGGCATGAAAAAGGGGCGTTCACCGGCGCTTCCCGTCAAAAAGCCGGCCGGGTTGAGCTTGCCAACGGCGGAACCCTGTTCCTGGACGAGGTGGGGGAACTGCCGCTTTCAATACAGGCGAAACTGCTGAGGGTTCTGGAGGAAAAAACGTTCACCCGCGTCGGGGGCAGCCGGGTTCACCGGTGTGATTTCCGGTTGATTGCCGCCACCAATCGAAACCTTGCAAAAGAAGTACAAGCCGGTCGATTTCGTGAAGATCTTTTTTACCGCCTGAATGTCCTTCCCCTCCAAATTCCGCCCCTTCGGGAAAGGAAAGAGGACATTATTCTGATGGCGCGGCATTTTCTCGGAATCTATTGCAAACGTCTCAACCGCCCCCAGTTCCCCATCTCGCCCAAAAATGTGTCGGCATTGCTTGCGTATCCCTGGCCCGGAAACGTCCGGGAACTGAAAAATGTGATCGAGCGGGGCGCGCTGCTGTCCAACGGCAGCCACTTGGAATTGCAGCTATCGGCAACACCGGTGGACCCGCAATCGTTTTCCATTACCGATCTGCCATCCATGCAGGAACTGCAACGCCGCTATATCGGACATGTGCTGAAAAAAACCGAGGGGCGAATCGGGGGGCCGGGGGGAGCGGCCGACATCCTCGGAATGAACAGATCCACCCTCTACTTTCGAATGAAAAAGCTGGACATGCCGTTAAACTCATCACCGAATGAAACTTCGCCGGATTGA